DNA sequence from the Armigeres subalbatus isolate Guangzhou_Male chromosome 1, GZ_Asu_2, whole genome shotgun sequence genome:
cggctaaggagggcccctgtttATTATCTATttagagcgatttctgcaaaccctgctcagAAGCATTAACTGATCACTTTCGCATAATCATGAGAACCTGACAGGAAGTTGAAAATGAGCAATTATCGCTGCCTGGCTTCAACGTCATCGCAAATGTTGACCATTCAAGAAGGAAAACTGCTATAGCACTCAAAGCTTAAATTTTGAGAGAAGCTTAGTTGGTGGGCTGGTTGCTGTACGCGTCCACGACACCAAACTTTGTTATGTATAAGCTCCATCTCAGTGAACGATCACAGCTCACTGTGTCTAGACGCGTTTTTCAACTCGCAGGCTTGTTATCGGTGCTGTTTCTATCGTACGTTCTGTTTGTACCTAGCGGTTACAATGTCGTGCGACGTGGCGATTAAAAACACACTGGCATTTCTATTTCCGAACAATGCCATTCAACCAACTCTGGCTGATATGGTTCGATTCGTGAAATCGTTAAAAGGTGATCAACGCATGAtgcacgggtaaaaatccgttcccggaaatgagaaaataattcatgatttcatgaatccaacgtgttttcattttatgaaaatacaccatgaatataaatcatgatttcatgatttatttccgcgtaacgcaaccaatgcgttacgatttggttgttgagatcgaaaaatgaaaaaaaaagttcaacaggggtTTTGAATTCGAGTACACCGAgtgagagtccggcgtgctaccttGCAGCCGTTCTCACTTTTTGGGAAgggagtgttcgaagtataaccggttatgcattttgtcgactgttgaagattgcgtagtaccatgaataatgttcctgaaatcatgaattataatcatgatttcatgaactggcatgattcatgatttcatgattttttattcatgattgtgggtatgcatttgtttccgtgtggAGACAGCATATAAGATCTCCGATGAAAAGTCTGTCTTCATTCGATTTAAATCAGAAGAAGCGATGAAATTTACTTTGGAGAACAACGATGGTTCACTACCTTTCATCTACACCAATGGAGAAAAGGTGGTAGTTCACATGTCGGAAGCTGGTATCAATACTTAATATGTGAGGATTTTCGACTTGCCACCGGAAATTCCTGATACTGATTTGTCATCTGTAATGGGAAGGTTCGGAAAAGTGAAGCGCCCAGTTCGAGAACGGTTGCCGGTATGCCGATATGTATATCGGAGTTTGTGGCATCTACATATGTATATAGAGATAGAAAAGGTGATCCCTGAGGTCGTGTATTTCCAAAATATAAAAGGACGCATATAGTAAAATGGACTGAAGTTGAAGTGCTTCGAAtgcaagtcagactcgcatctGAGAAAGGTATGTCCGATACTTTTAGAACGCCGTAAAGGACATAAAATGCAAGTAAAACAAACAGTCGCGCTTGAGATCAATTCTCATGGAGAAGGTTTACAAAAAAAACACCACAACCGGTGGATTATCAAGTGAAGTGAATAATGCCGAATCCAGCAGTGGTGCATACAAAGCAGATAATTTGATGCAAaagaaagagaagaagaaggacGCAAATCGAAATCCATTATCTGCAGCGCCGGTAGATAGAATATCAAGAGAAATCGATGCCAATGATACACGGGTAGAAATcccggaaatgagaaaataattcatgatttcatgaatccaacgtgtttttattttatgaaaatacaccatgaatataaatcatgatttcatgatttattttcgcataacgcaaccaatgcgttacgaTTTGGTTATTGAgattgaagaataaaaaaaaaggtcAACAGGGGTTTTGAACTCGAGTACACCGAGTGAGAGTCCGGCGTGTTACCTTTCAGCCGTTGTCACTTCTTGGGAAgggagtgttcgaagtataactggctatgcattttgtcgactgttgaagattgcgtagtaccatgaataatgttcatgaattcatgaattataatcatgatttcatgaactggcatgattcgtgatttcatgaactggcatgattcatgatttcatgattttttattcatgattgtgggtatgcatttgtttccgtgtacatctactttgatcatttgaatgttacttcgcagaccttgcgttttagaaatccccgttcaacaaactgggatctttacacagagttgctctctaccaaatttcatggatatctaccttctatagaaactcctaccgacttggatgatgcagttgatactacaacgttgcacatcgtggaagctttcgaagaagcttgccctttacgttctgtaaaaaccCCAAGAGGAACCCCATGGTGGAATTCCGAATTGACTAAACTcaggaagcagtgcagaaggagttgcaACAGAcaccattcagcagggacggagtctttcaagttggctcgcaaagcttacaagaaggctctacgatctgctcaGCGATTCGGCTGGAAAAAAAACcgttgtgcaaatgtttccaatttgagagaagccagtcgattgaataaaattcttgcgagatccaagaatttcctagttggtgaaattcgcaagccaaatggcgactacacttcttctgatgaagaatcgttagagcacttatttgatacgcacttccctggatgtgtcgatataacatcttcggatgatcctgatgtcttctcatgtagctatgggtcttgggctcaagcacgtagaatcataactactgaatcgattcaatgggcacttaacagttttgctccctacaaatctccaggggaggatgggatttatcccgttctacttcagagaggttttgaatatatcaaacatgttttgaaaaagcttttagtttgcagttttgctactgggtatattcccatatcctggcgggatgtcactgaaaagtttatcccaaaaggaggacgtgcttcgtatgaagaagcaaagagttttagacccatcagtctgacctcatttcttctgaaatgcttagcacgtattatcgatcatcacattcgtgatgactgtttggcaaacatgcctcttcatgttaatcaacatgcttaccaatctggaaagtccaccgtgacccttctacacaaggttgtgtacgatatcgagaaagcattcgctcaaaagcaatcgtgcttgggtgctttcttagatattgaaggtgctttcgacaacgtgtctttcgatgcaatattggaagccgtaCGATgccatgggctacctaatataattaccaaatggattcaccagatgcttaaaaaccgacatctctactcgacattacgtcaagcagcgattaggaaattaagtgtctgcggatgccctcaagggggagtattatctccacttttgtggattctcgttgcagatacgctattgaggttaatcaataatggcggttttcctacctatggatttgccgacgactatcttacattgatagtgggtttgtgcattactaccttattcgacctgatgcaaaatgctcttcaggtagttgaaagttggtgtcgccaatatggcctttcggtcaatccgaataaaacatctattgttcttttcacggaaaaacgtaatcgtaatggtattcgtccattacatctctttggttctgaaatcatgtaactgatcaagtaaagtatgtgggtctaattttggattcaaagctttcctggactcctaacgttgagttcagaatcaaaaaggcgtgtatggctttcggccaatgccgacgaacctttggtaaaacttggggtcttaaacccaaatatatcaaatggatttacacaacagttgtacgaccaattttggcttatggatgtcttgtgtggtggcaaaagggagaagtggtggcaaaagggagaagtgaggacaattcagtctaaattaggccatcttcaaaggatgtgcctaatggcaatgactggtgcgttctcttcaactcccacggctgctctcgaagttctcttcgacgtggccccactacacatacatctcaaacaagaagccttttcttgtacttaccgactatgggtactcggttttatggaagagaatcctgtaaaccgcagttctacacacacttcgttgttaccgcttatggttaattgggacaaaattttccttgttccaagtgatctcacacacgttagtagttttccttataggacattttcaacacaattcactcactgggtacacactgcactgtctttcaagcggaaatatttgccatcatgtgtggagtgcaatctgcactgcagcaacgcattatgggcaaagtaatatacttctgttcagatagccaagcagctattaaagctctcgcctcggccaactcaaggtcgaagttagtaatcgcatgtcgaactcaaattgaggaactgaattcagtaaatactttacaccttatatgggtacctggccattcttccatagctggaaacgaattggctgatgagttatctcgtaatggagcatcgcatgactttattggtcctgagccagctattccaatatccaagtgttgggtgaagcttttgatcaactcttgggctgtcactcagcacaaatggcattgaagtagtctggattcatgtcatcaaacaaaattgtacatccgggagccatctccggtagtagcaagctatttagctaatctgtctaaacagaattgcagtgtcttagtcaaggccttgacaggtcactgccgactgaactatcacatggcaaatattcaacgcgttgaatcatctgtttgtgatagttgtgaatccgattatggaacttcttatcatctaatatgtaactgcccagtctatgcacaattgcgcttccaaatatttggtaaacacttacttagtgaaattgacttcagaaacctgaaccttcagagtattttgttgttcataacccgttgtggtaaggagctatataagctcttgtacgcttatgcgttgtatgccctcttcaagggcccttttccaaacattccctttgttctcccatccacattcctttcctttttgttcacttccttttccgtcaggtgtgtgatgaaaaaggctgtgaaggcgatggcacaaatctcccaaattgaggtgaacgtgcccctggagccgacgttctgatacctgatacctgattgCTGGATAGTCAATCTCTGTATTCTTGTTAGGAGATCGGAGGAGGAAACGAAGACGATAACACGTCTCAAGGAGAAGTTTTCGATAACTCCCAAGCAATAGAATACCACATGCTCCAGTATTTCGACGAGCTGTATTCAGAAGATGACGGAGAAATTGAGCCAGAGCATGGCATGACGAACAAGTTGTGGGTgggatttgagtaaaatgccttcagcgtgtgtttatagattcacgccttatggcccgtttacatattcgctagttctagcggacaatgcactatacgacaatactagcgcgatattagcacaatgtaaacagaaatagtcctcgctaataagcgtttacattgtgctaatatcccgctagtattgtcggatagtgcattgtccgctagaactagcggaTTGTCGAGCAACGGGCCATTTGCTTGTcaaatcggcgagcagcaagccatgactctgctTCTTCTGGTCAGTTCTCCGCGGCGTGCACTCGCATCCATGGGAGTCGCTGTCATATATTCGTTTCGGCCATTTAGGGCcgcacattttggcgatccagCCAGTCTATTTTTTGGATCTTGTCGCTaatttcatgaggtgagttgaattcaagaaGTTAATCTGTGAAGAGTGATATATttttggtttgcaaaatcacaagacgtgtTGAGAAGTCCGTCGGTGAAtgatttgtggtttggaaaatcacaagacgcgtctcgaagaccgccgggaaatggtttgtggtttgcaaaattagggcaattaaccgaatgtttcagctgtttttgtcatacgaaatgagcatgcgcgtactgccccacaccgacctcagatgCTTGAGGGCCCATAAAATCTTAttaagaccaattttgacgacgatttcgtcgTTATGTTCGTTGGAACATAAAGAATAcaaataagcagcatggctcatggcttaatttttaatttatgaaTGTATAACAGTGATAGGAAGACTAAATGCCACCGAGCCATATATTGCatcaaaacatgcaaaaatcgttttttcgagttatGCATGTATAACTAGAGTAAAATCATGAAATGTATGTATCCAAAGGCAATATTTTCCATTGCTTTATcctatagactattgaaaataatcacaatggggatatttaGCCTTATTCAAGGGTGGCGCGTTTTGACCCCTATGAGCGTGCTACCCGCACTAcatgtggtttggaaaatcacaagacgcgtctcgaagaccgtcggaaaatggtttgtgctTTGTAAAATAACAAGACGTGTCtcaaagaccgtcggaaaatggtttgtggtgtgCAAAATCATAAAACGCGCctagaagaccgtcggaaaatggtttgtggaggCGCGTCTGAAAGAACCGCTAGGCTCGTCTGGAAGACTGTAGGCAGGGCCGGATGTAGGGGGGGTccgggggggccgtggccccagGCCCCCACAAATTTTATGTACTAAAACCAAcgttttttgtacattttggggcccccacaaactgtcggccccggggcccccttccggcttaaTCCGTCCCTGACTGTAggaaattggtttgtggtttgcaaaatgacAATGCGCATCTGGAAGACCGGGAAATGGTTTGCAGTTGAGAAAACCATAAGGCATGTCTGAAAGGTGGCCGAAAAATGTATTGCAGTTTGTAAAACGGTACGTATGGAAGACCAACGGAAAATGGTTGACGATTTAGAAAATCTCTAAGTCCTGCGAAcattgattttggttaaaaCAAAATTAGATTTCGTGTAGTCACATGGCGGCGTTTGGAGGCGTGTGTGGCTCAACATAGGAAGCAGAAAAATGACATCGAAACAACGCAATATTAGCCAACGAGAAAATCGAGCCCAGGAAATTATGGCATAGGTACTATTGGAAGTGCAGATAGTGATCAATGTCTACACTGCAATACAGCTCTACAGAAACACTGAAACACAATCTGTGTGAACACAGACAAGAGACAGCAGCAGGATTATCTTCATTATCACAAATAATAGCACAACATTGTCTTTTGAAGAGCTAGTGCACCTAGTATGTTGTGATAATGCTGTAGACATTAATGAATAAGTTTTTTATCTCCAAATTGAAATGGTATACGAAATTTTACATAgtcaaaaaatgcattcaaactGAATAGGGACGGCAATATCAACTAGAGTTTGTAAATCCGGGTGATCAACATTAAGTCCTATCAAAGCCTCAGGAGCTTCAGGTACTGTACAGTTTAAAAGTACAACTTCATTCACCAAAAGAATGTCGAGTAGTCGGTAGTTGTGGTTTAAAACAATTTGCACGAGACTGTGTAGATCAAAGCCGTCCAACAGATCCCAACATTTTTTCCGTATGTGAGATATGAGACAGCTATGCTCTAATGGGCAATTATAACTGTGCAAAATTGATCACACCACGTGAAGTGAACCATCCAGTGCTAGGCGTTTCGTGATATAGCTTCTAGTAGATATTCAAAACCAATAGTTCAAATGAGAATTCCACAGATGCGGTATGTGTTATCTATATCAGATCACCTCAATGCGCTATGCTGTGATCAaagaaatattatttaattatcttaAGTGGAAAATAGCTTCAGTATGTTCATTTAAAAATCCATTAGTCATTCTGTTTGATCTTAGCAGACAAGATGATATTTGCCTCACTCCAACTACATTTTGATTGTCAGTTACTTATAGGTTTTCGAAGGCTCTGTAAATTCGCCAAAGATGACACGTGTAATACCTTCTTTTGAGACTTTCCAAAGAATTGTTCATAGGCAGCAGCTTACTCTTAGAATAATAGGTTGTGATCTCTTTGATGTTAACTTCAAGATTTCCGCGACAACTGTGTGCATCTTTTTTCTGGCTTCATTGTTCATGACTATATCTTTAATCGATTTATATCTTTTCCGCGATAACATATTCGAATTCATTTTCGTTCTTGTGACGTTTTTCTATGGAGTGATTGGCTGCGGTAGACTTGGATTTCTACTCACTCATTCATCCATTGCCTCAAAATTGTTGATTGAAGCGAAACTAACCTATGAGCAAACATCGCATGAAGATTGTGAACAGAAGGTCCTCATTAGGTATACTAACATTTTGAAACACTGTGCCATGCTGTTCAAAACTGTCTTTCTGGGTGCTTCGGCTCTAACAATGTTACTACCATTGATTATATTTTTCATAAATGGCAGTAGAATACTTCCATTTGGAGTAGTGTTGCCATTCACAGACCCAGAATCGGTTGAAGGATATCGAATTAATTATATTTACCAAGTGAGTTGCGCTTTATGGACGCCTCCTGGCCTGACGGCGtcacaaaatatgtatttcgcGTTGGTATTCAATGTCTGCATTCAGTATGATTTGCTGATTTTAAAACTTCGAGATCTGGATGACCTAATTAACCACAATGACGACGGCATGCCAGATGCTGATATACACCAAAAAATTATTGACATTATACAAAGGCAACAGCAATTGATTAATTTTGTAACTAATATAGAAAAACTATATGCAAAACCAACGTTAATTGAGGTTGTCAGCAATGGTTTACAAATCGTGATGACTCTTTTTGTTTTACATGTTGTAAGTTAATGATGCGGATTGTTTATatacaataaatgatttataaatATCGTCATAATTTATTTTACTAGGATTTCT
Encoded proteins:
- the LOC134206755 gene encoding putative odorant receptor 83c; this translates as MTRVIPSFETFQRIVHRQQLTLRIIGCDLFDVNFKISATTVCIFFLASLFMTISLIDLYLFRDNIFEFIFVLVTFFYGVIGCGRLGFLLTHSSIASKLLIEAKLTYEQTSHEDCEQKVLIRYTNILKHCAMLFKTVFLGASALTMLLPLIIFFINGSRILPFGVVLPFTDPESVEGYRINYIYQVSCALWTPPGLTASQNMYFALVFNVCIQYDLLILKLRDLDDLINHNDDGMPDADIHQKIIDIIQRQQQLINFVTNIEKLYAKPTLIEVVSNGLQIVMTLFVLHVDFWMPGYFIMIIATFQLLLSCFLGTLIDMKSELFTKEIYNLSWNLMKTSDQKTLKFMLAKSQRSLMLSCGGMMTLNMNLFLNVYKKIYSIFMMLQNM